The Cervus elaphus chromosome 9, mCerEla1.1, whole genome shotgun sequence genomic interval TCTCTGGGGCGTGGGGGGCTCCACCAAGGGACGGGGCCGAGCAAGGCTCCTGTAGCTCACCCAGCTCAGGCTCCCCACTCCCGCCAGGAGGCCATGATGGACCACGCCCTGCAGACCATCTCATACATCGCTGACATCGGCAGCACACTGGTTCTCATGGCCCGGCGGCGCCTGGCCCACAGGCCGGCAGCCCAGCCTCACAGCCGCCGCCTCTACAAGATGATCTGCCATGTTTTCCACTCAGAGGACGTGAGCAGCGGGCTCTGGGTgtcctgggggtgagggggcatGGCTTGGGCCCCTGCCCTCCACCAGAGCCCCACCCAGCCACTCTGTCACCCTTGCATTCTTCCATCCCCGCCCTGCTCTGGGCCCCAGGCCATATATCCCTGGCCTTCCTGTAAGACTCTGAGGCTGGCAGCCACCTCCACAAGCCCTCCCCGCCCCAGGCctgtctcccttcccctcccctagaTTCTCAGGCAGAGGCTTGGGGGGCAGTCCCACTTGGGGGTACAAAGGCCAGCTCTGGGAATATCAATGTATTGGTGGGGGACCTGAAGGAGGTAGGCGGGACCCCCAGAGAGGTGCTACCCACCCCACAGGCCCAGCTCATCGCTCAGGCCATCGGCCAGGCCTTTGCCGTGGCCTACAGTCAGTTCCTGCGGGAAAGCGGGATCGACCCCAGCCAGGTGGGCACCCAGCAGAGCCAGGGGGCCATGGGCCCTGGCCACCTCCACAACGGGGACCTCGACCACTTCTCCAACAGCGAAAACTGCAGGGAGGTGAGCAACCAGGGCcccccccacccagcccaccGAGTGGACCTGAAGAGCCCCCCCGaccccatccctcccacctcttCTAAGCTTCCCTCAAGTGCCACCCATGGCCCCGCAGGTGTTCATCGAGAAACGCCGGGGCGAGGGTCTAGGTGTGGCCCTGGTGGAGTCGGGATGGGGCTCCTTGCTGCCCACTGCTGTCATTGCCAACCTGCTGCACGGGGGCCCCGCTGAGCGCTCGGGGGCCCTTAGCATCGGTGACCGCATCACCGCCATCAACGGGACCAGCCTGGTGGGGCTGCCCCTGGCCGCCTGTCAGGCTGCCGTCCGGGTGAGTGCTCCAGGGTGGAGGGCCTGCGAGGCCCACTCTGCCCCGCCACGTGGCTCCCAGGCacttagggaaactgaggctcagagaggagaagcccagggacaccCTGCTGGTGCCAGAGCAGGATGGAATGCAGACAGCCTTGAATCTGTGCCACGAGGCAGCAAGGGTGTTCTTGAGTCTTGACTCCTGTTGCCCAGACGGGGCAACCTAGGCCCAGAGATGGGGAGGGACCTGGCCAGGCCAGAAGGGCAGGACTGACACAGTCCACACCATGTTACTCTCTGTAACCCTGTCCTGCGGGCACTGCTGGAACCTCACTTTTGACCATAACTGAAGCCCAGGGAGATGAGAAGTGACACAGCTCTCACTATTAGGCCGCCCAGCCCTGGTCTGGGTTCTTAACCACTTCTCAAGAGGTCTTGTAGAATCTACAGCTTCCATCTTATGAGTGgataaactgaggcccaggaggcTGCAGTTTGACTAGAAGCCTGGCAGTACCCCACCCACGCCCCCTCCACGAAGGCCCAGCCAAGCCAACAGCCCCCATCTTGCACAGGAAGTGAAGTCGCAGACGCTGGTGACCCTCAGCATCGTCCACTGCCCTCCGGTCACCACGGCCATCATCCGCCGGCCGCATGTCCGTGAGCAGCTGGGCTTTTGCGTGGAGGATGGCATCGTGAGCTCCCAGCCCAGGAAccggggaagggggtggggtggcccCAATCCCAGGCCCCTGAACAGCATGGCCCTTCCTCTCCCCCCAGATCTGCAGCCTCCTTCGGGGTGGCATCGCTGAACGTGGGGGTGTCCGCGTGGGACACCGCATCATTGAGATCAATGGGCACAGTGTGGTGGCCACACCCCACGCTCGCATCATCGAGCTGCTCACTGAGGCCCACATTGAGGTGGGCGGGGCATGTGGTGGGCGGGGGGTCTTGTGGGAGGAGCCAGTTGTGGGCGGGGTCTAGTGGGAGGAGCCCAACCGCAGCCTCTGCGTCCTCTCCACCCCCAGGTCCACATCAAGACGATGCCCGCCGCCACCTACCGCCTGCTCACAGGCCAGGAGCAGCCGGTGTACCTGTGATCAGCCACCTTCACCCCCACCATTGTGCCTTAGCCCCTGCTGGCCCTGGAACTCCGTCCGCGGAACCTCCTCGGCTGGCCAAGGTCCCAAAGGTTTTTTGGTTCTATATTATTTTCTgatgtaaaaaattaaaagcttattGAATGGGCAAAATCTCAGATCTGGGTCTGTGAGGTCGATGGAGGAAAGACAACACTGACTGTGGCCCCTTGTCCCAGGAAATCACTAGAAGCCAGTGCTGTGAAAATACTCTATTAAATACCAGGTGGAGGGAGGCAGGTTTCTAGGTTCTGTATGGGAGTCTGAGTCTCAGCTCCATGGAGGAAATAGGAGGACAGGCCAGCTGGCCACCTGGAAGGGGGTCACAGGTCAGTGGCTGGTCCCCAGTCATAGCCGTCTTCATCAGAGGACTCTACATCTCTGGCTCGTGTAAACTTTTTCCTCAGAGCTTCCCTCTCATATGTCCTGGGgatcagaaaatagaagaggctgtgggtggggagggtgtggaCTTACCTACTGTTAACTGAGTTGACTCTGGGCTAGGCACAGTGGGTGTAGTCAGAGATGAGCAAGACTCTCAAACTCCTACACATCCTTCAAAGCCCCAGCCCCAATGTCCCCTCCTTCGGGAAGCCTTCTCATCCTCCCAGGAAGAGGATTCCTACTCTCATGGCCTTGACTGCATGGGACTTGGAGTGGCTCTCTCTGGCTCTATCTCACCCACGAGGCTTTAGCACCACAAAGGCACAGCTTGATTCTAAGCACCCCAAAATCCCAGGGTGGAGGGGTTGAACAGTCCCAATGTGGAGTACAGGGACTCTTACCGCATGCTCTCTTGTCGCCGTTGACCTTGTGGGTGGCGGCTATCCATcttggaaagggagaaagaaggttAACCCTTACCCCCACCAAGGAATGAGAAATAGGGATGAGTAACCACCCCCATCTTACCTCCCTCCCTTTTCCCAGGCAGTTCTACCCACAAACTTTCTCCTCGTCCCCACAGAAGTCTTGAAACCATCcccaattttaaatgagaaaattgattTGGACAGGGCAAGGCCTTGACTGAGACCTCCCAGCCTGTCAACAAAGGGAGAATTGGATTTCCCATCTGTGACATTCCTCAGAGTCGTGTTGTCAGGAGTGCGTAAATGAGTTCATGTATGTCAACTGCTTAGCACAGAGCTGCCTCATAAACAGGCTGCCACAGACGGTTGAACAGGTTGGGCACTGCGCAACCCCACAGCACCATTCTGCCAGCGACATCATAGATTCGTACATTTTTACATTACCCTAGAGAGGGTCTGGAGAACTTTCTCGAATTCACAGAAAAGCACCTCGGGCGCTGAGGCAGCCCCACAGAGGATAAGTGCCCAGTCAATATTTGTTACTGTTAAATACCTGACTGCAATGGGGAGGGACTTGGACTAAGTGTATTCAGTTTAAACAACAAgcttgtgggaattccctggtggtccagtggttaggactctgagctcccactgcaggggtcctggcttcaatccttggtccaggaactaaggtcCCTCGAGCCTCATGgtcaaaaa includes:
- the APBA3 gene encoding amyloid-beta A4 precursor protein-binding family A member 3 — its product is MEFLTASQPPPGPPAMDLEEPRDTLLPSQDLTHDCQWDPTPGGSGSLSQMELDGLNIQDLVQQFEALPGDLVGLSPDGSPCPLHIATGHGLAPQDMADAHGLLSAEADREDLLSLLQQDEGPPSLPGPQEPPPDPAPRLLQPPEDPEEDTGPQEWTEGASAEQDEDRSSNSSPEPWLETSPLVTPEEPPTSVQRPKTLASYPALQEVSGPCDHEDLLDGVIFGAKYLGSTQLVSERNPPPSTRMAQAQEAMDRVKAPDGETQPMTEVDLFVSTKRVKVLMTDSQEAMMDHALQTISYIADIGSTLVLMARRRLAHRPAAQPHSRRLYKMICHVFHSEDAQLIAQAIGQAFAVAYSQFLRESGIDPSQVGTQQSQGAMGPGHLHNGDLDHFSNSENCREVFIEKRRGEGLGVALVESGWGSLLPTAVIANLLHGGPAERSGALSIGDRITAINGTSLVGLPLAACQAAVREVKSQTLVTLSIVHCPPVTTAIIRRPHVREQLGFCVEDGIICSLLRGGIAERGGVRVGHRIIEINGHSVVATPHARIIELLTEAHIEVHIKTMPAATYRLLTGQEQPVYL